The DNA window TGATCCAGCTTGCCGAGTACCTCTTCGATCTTCCCCTTCAAAGTGACGAGGTTGATGACCATCCCAGTCGTGCCATCGACAGTTGAGGCCACCGTGACGCTCACTTTATAGTTATGACCATGtccatttttgttgttgcaccTTCCGAACAGCTCTTGGTTCTTCTGGTTTGTGAGAGTAGGGTTGTGCAGGCGATGACTTGCACTGAACGTCTCGGTCCGTGTGATGTACACAAAAGGACGACTCTCGCAGGACATGGGGAAAGCAGTTAATTGGGCAGGCACGCGTCAGATATGCTTACTGAACTAGCAGTGCTACCAATGATATTTATGACATCTCCTGAGCGCAATAAGATGACCGGGAAAATTACTATTCTTATGACTCTGTCACAAGCGTTCCAAGGCTAATGTGATCTTTTAAATCAATAGACGTGATTACATAACAAAGCGTACACAACATATTTTCTGAACTTTATATTTGACCCCGGTCTGGGTTTTAATCATGTTTATTTTAATCGTTAAAATATATGCCCATTCTAAGCTGAACTTAAGAAAGCAGTGAAGCCTTTGTAAGAACGGCTACTCTTTGACTGACCATTTGACTCAAATTTGTATTTATCTGCTCAAATTTGGTAACTAAAAATTGTCCTGACCGTTCAAATGCGAAGGTTCGCAATTGATAGCTAACTGTTATAGACGGggttaaaaataaaagtgcGAGCCAATCACATTAGACGGGCGGACTAAGACGTTACTAGACGCCGCGAAATTACATCTGAAACCCTGCAATAAGCACACTTGCACATTTCGCATTGTTTTTAAATGCTAACAGATAACAGACATTAACACCATTAAAAAATCGTATAATTTCTCCCATTGCAAATGTTTTAaacttgtttttaattttcatcAGGCGTGTGCCCGGGGTCAAATGCCGTTCCGGCAGCCCACGTACCATTGTGACAGCGGCGAGGTACACGGCTCTGAAGAAGCGCAAAAGAAACGGAAGTGAATGGAACAATGGAACACCTCCACGACGCCTGTCAAACATTTTGTGCATTCTCATTCCCAGATCTCCTCGGTCATGCTGACCGCCGACACACAACATCGGAGgagctctgggaacgagaaaGACATTGAGCTTTTTGAATATAAAATTTATGATAAAACTCCCACAAAACCAGCGAACACATTACACGACCTGAGGCAAAAGACTAAAAAActgaggagggggagggggaggggtatgcCGAGGGGGTCAATtctgttcgatttgaaatttgtttaAGAGGCCAGCTGTTATTTAGCTGTACAGTAGCTCCAACCAaattggttggatgcatatttTCAATATAATCAGAGAGTTAAAGCTTATCTCTATTCGACTGCTGCTCAAGCAGTCTACGGTACGAGATGCTCGTTTAAGCCACTGTCCCATGTGACGCCATTTTAAGCCCTAGTTTCACAGGGATGAGATAACTTATCAAGCTTTCTACCTAGCTCAATAATAATTAACCCAAGCATGTACTTGAGCACAAATTTGAAACATTTCGAAATTTAGCGTGAGCAATTTTTCTAGACGAATTCTTTCTAATGTTTTTCAGGAAATGCACTAAATATATTGATATGGTAGAAGAGAGCTTCTGGGGAGAAATGCGACCGAACAGTGCATTTGGGGGTTTGAGTTAGAAGCCTGTTTTACTCAAAGTTTCTAAGCTGATCGCCAAACTTTGTAAATTCATTCACATATTATAACATGACCATTTCTTAGAAATATTTAAGAACGGACGTATTTGGTTCTTTCCTTCACTAAAATTTATGCCATTATTGTTcacaacaacacacaacaattTCAATGGCGCATTATGCCTTTTTActatttaaaattataaaattaattgAAGGCTGTCTGATTTGCAACCACATCTAAAAAAGGgtcttttaactttttttttcactaaccTTTTTGGAGCACTGCAACATGCACTGCGTGGTTAAAAGTAGATTTTAAACAAGGACTCTCTCGATTTTAACCGCTTTAACCTGACAAATTAGGGACTATGGGTCACATGACAGTTTGATGACTCTTGTCATAGAGAACCTattttgcaagtatttctttttttggttAATATCAATCATTGGTCATATGTTTACAATTTGATTTGATTGAATTGCTTTGCTTAAAAGCTGGTAAAACAACTTTCACAACTGAAACAGCCTACACTATCATAAAAATGGCATTTTCCTTCTTCAGGAGTACCAAAAGTGAGGTTTCTAGCTTCAAAGAGGCTTAAAGAGGTATCTTCTACCCTCTCTCTCCGTGTCTCACCCACCATGataaatttacaataaaaatcatgCCCGACTCATTAGCAAAAAATCTCTTGGACgtgaataaaattattttgagcgttttattcgttttcattttctaaattgtGCCTCATCCTAAAAAGTAATGTTCACgcataataacaaaattttatttagtccaaacagaaaaaaaattggaaaaaaagagagggaagtttatttttaacgcaGTTGCCATGCTGGAATGCACGGTCACCTGTTCATTTCATTCTTTTGCTATTTGCGCACGTTTCTACGGCTAGAACAAAGATTTAGTCGAGACCGAGTGAATGACACTTGAATTTATCCTTCTTCTTTTTAACGCCTTAGGATCTGAAGCCCATCTTTCACACACTGAGAGATTATTAGTTGGAGATTCATACATGGTACATGATATTTATAAAACGAGTCTATGACTAGGTgtaccaaaaatgtttttagaagCAAACTTAATTTTTTGGCTGTTGttgcatgtctttgtttttaaGGGCTTATTGCTCCTAATAAAGGGTGCTACGGAAATCAGACCTCCCAGACAAATTCCTGAAGGAATTCTTATCAAACGTCCAATACAAACTTTCCAGCGATTTCCACGCCTTTTCGAGATATTTAGAATATAATTACATGCGTGCTCTGCGGCTTTGGAGACGGTAAAACCATGCAAGCTCCGAATcgtttaataattttaaaaccaGGTGGAAATATGTGCTCAAAGTTCTCTCAGATTAagtaaaataacagttttagCTATGCTATGAGTCTCGGCTTTTAACTTTGCTTATGACTGTATGTGCCAATAATGTGAAATTTAGTGAGTTAGAAGTTTTCTCATGTGTGATTCATTCTCTTCAAAATGTCGCTAAAATCTTATTCCTTAAAGACTTCTTAGGAAGTTAATTTACTAACATTAGATAAGTTGACCCTTATACTTTATTGTCatgatattatttttgtttaaaaagtataaCAGGCGAGCATTCTATCTAATGTTCGTCGAAGCGTGGGCTGTTGTCATGACAAATGGCAGaaaatggcgtcgcatggaatcgaggacgccggcagtggcttatgcaaatgagcatctgttccgtagactgAAGTATCTTAATCTCGTTGTTTATTATGCATGtttctaggggggggggggagggtactTCCCATacggccggtacaggccggtaaaggggtcaatgggttaaattaAACCGTTAAAACGATAATGATGCTGAAACAATGTCGCACCAAAATAAGCGGTGGTGGAACACTACAAAGACTTTTTTTACTTCTTCTAGTTGACAATGTAGACAGAACCCGTTGGTTTTTATGGTTTTTCCCGCTTGTTTCTTCGTTTGATTTGATCAAGACTCTGGAACCTCACAGTGTTCTAATAACCATTGTAAGAGGCCCGGCGAGTATAGCTCGGTGCCACGCCCTCTCCAAGAGGGGGATGGAAAAACATAAATCAAAGGCTGTAAAGCATCAAGACATCCAAGACATTTTGAGCAGTTCGATTTAATGTACACCTGATATCATCATAAAATATGATATTTCTTGTTTATCTTCGTTATCGTTTTTTCAGCCTTATTACTCAAACCTTTTAGGGATTTGGGGCTTCACTGGGGGTAACTCGTTGTTACTCGGAAGAGAATATGGAGTCGCTTCCATTCAGTTATATACACTGGCGCCTGACAAAAGTTTCATTAAAAAGGAATGACTATAAAACGACACCACCAAGTGAATCCAATGTCAATCTAGCCTGCGTGCACCCGGAATTAATGgaactatttccggctgcacgcaggctaaCGTCAATCCCAATCTAGTCAAACCATCTAGAGCTATTTTCCTTCTATTCAAACCATCTAGAGCTATTTTCCCTCTACTCAAACCATCTAGGCCTCTTTTCCTTCTATTCAAACCATCTAGATCTCTTTTCCTTCTGTTCAAACCATCTAGACCTCTTTTTCTTCTATTCAAACCATCTAGAGCTATTTTCCTCCTTTTCAAACCATCTAGAGCTATTTTCCTTCTCCTCAAACCATCTAGacctctttttcttttattcaaacCATCTAGATCTCTTTTCCTTCTGTTCAAACCATCTAGACCTCTTTTTCTGCTATTCAAACATCTAGATCTCTTTTCCTTCTGTTCAAACCATCTAGAGCTATTTTCCTTCTATTCAAACCATCTAGAGCTATTTTCCTTCTATTCAAACCATCTAGAGCTATTTTCCTTCTATCCAAACCATCTAGAGCTATTTTCCTTCTATCCAAACCATCTAGAGCTATTTAACTTCTATTCAAACCATCTAGctcttttttcctttgtggCTCCAGACTCCCCAAATAGCTTGTTCTTATAGTTCTGAACGATAGTATTGAACTCACTTTCCTCTTTCTGCTCGCGCGCTTTTCGTTTCGCTCCTTGCCTTTGCTTTCCCGTCGCTTTTCCTCCACCAACTGCGCAAGTTACTTTTGAGGCCGGGTGAGTAATATCAACAGCGTCCTTAGACCATTGCCTTGGTTTATCGAGGTTAAATTTACCAGAACGTCCACTCTGGAACGTTTTCTTCAAAGGTTTACTAATATTTAGTTGTGGCTTGGACTTCTTAGAAAGGTCTTTCTTGGATTTTTGCTCGCCCTTGACACCATCTCCAATAGCGGAAGCAGTTTCGCTAGCGTTACTTCCGGTTTTGTCGTCACGTCCGTTTTTTGTCTGATCTTTTCTTctcaattgtttttcttttcgttTCTGTATCCTACGCTCACGTTTTTTCAGCCGTTTTTCCTTGTTAGTTTGAAGGTCCTGTCCAGACTGCGATTCCATctgtttatgtttttgtttatttctttgttGCCTTTGTTGCTTCGCCTTCAATGCGACACTATTTTCAATCGAGAACTCAACGATCGGTCGCCGATCAGGTCCGAACAGTTCCGGGTTGTTATTGGTCGCCCGAAGAGCAGCGAGGGCCTCCTTGTGGTTCGTGAACTCAACAAAGGCAAAGCCGAGTGGTCGACCTTTTCCAGAGCTATCTAGTCGCTCTTTACTGCGCATGAGCAGGACGCTAACCACTTTTGCAGGCTTGTGATTGTCCAATGTTCCTGCTTTGCTGAAGACCTTTGATAACTCTTTTTCATTCAGCTTGAGAGGGAGGTTTCTGGCACAAAgcctgaaaaaaagaaaattgataaaactttaaaaagatGTTCTTCGACTTCAATCGACTTCGATTGTGCATTCAATCGGAGACGAATATGGACACATCTTATCATTAAGTGGCGTTCCGGCTAAGAACAAAAGCAACAACGGTGAtggaaactaaaaaaaatgaatgttaTTACAGTCCTCTTTTCCTTGCTTTGGTTCTTGGTCAAAGCACTACTTAGAGGCTGTTGTCCATATGAGCGCATCCACCTTGCTGTCGTGTCCTATCGAGTACTATCCTGAATCATAAGGATCCAACTCTTTGTGAGCGTGTGTGATGTTGTAATACGAGCATTTCTCCAGTCTTCAATGTTGATTGTATGCATAAGTGGTGTGCACAAAAAGGAAAAGGCGGGTAAAGGATAGTATTCGACAACCCTTCAATAAGTGGTGTGCACAAAAAGGAAAAGGCCTTTTCTGAATCAAATGGACTTATTTTCATAGGTTCCCCCTTTGTGTGATTTTAGGCCTATGTATTTGCGCAGAGATGCATTGCCAGACAAAAGAGTCGTAGGCGAAGTCCCCTTTTTGACAGTGCACACAGGCGAGATGACCCCCCAttataagaaaacattttaatgGTCCCGACAACAAGTTTTGTGCAACATTGTAGCTGGCTTACCTTGTTTTTGATACAAAGTAGTTGGGGTTTTGCAATTTTGACTTCTTTTCCGCCTCTGCTTTCTGCCTCTTCAGCAGGTCTGCCTTGCTGAGATCCTTAGCGGCATCTGACCCAGGCTTGATGACTCCTTCCCTGGCGAGGTACAGGTTGCGTTTGTCCTTTGGGTCTCTCCGCTCCTCTTTTTGCTGCCTGCTCATTTGCTCCAGCTTGCCAGGTGTTACAGCAAGGTCCACTTGTAATCGGTTACCATCCAAGAACAGCCCTTTCCAAGAAAAAAGACAATGTTTGAGTGAGACTGAGGTCTAACAGTATATCCAACAACATTACCAATGGCTGGTGTGGTCCAGACCCAACATACCTTTTCGAGACAAAGTGGGAGACAGGCATATACAGTAGTTGATTAGCGACCAGAAAAGTTTATACTATATACTGTGTgctttcttgatttcttcagttttaattcttttgttttaacaaGTTAAATTTAAGTGATTCTGGGGGAAGCATCCTTTTCAGGTACAGAGAACAAGTTGAACAAAGTGGATTTCTGATCTGGTGCATA is part of the Nematostella vectensis chromosome 13, jaNemVect1.1, whole genome shotgun sequence genome and encodes:
- the LOC5510878 gene encoding 6-pyruvoyl tetrahydrobiopterin synthase, whose amino-acid sequence is MSCESRPFVYITRTETFSASHRLHNPTLTNQKNQELFGRCNNKNGHGHNYKVSVTVASTVDGTTGMVINLVTLKGKIEEVLGKLDHKNLDMDVAYFKTVVSTAENVAIYIYDQLKPLLPDGSLYEVRLIESETDAAVYRGEMREV